In the genome of Candidatus Nitrosocosmicus arcticus, the window ATTTTAAAATTCTATCAGCTCCAACCACTACTTTATCAATCATTCTGTTTGACATCAGATAACCGACTGCAGTATCTGGAATCAAACTAACGTCAATACCATCATGCACTAATTCAAATGCAGTAAGTCTGGATCCCTGCATTACGGGTCTAGTCTCTGTTGCAATAACGCTAACCTTCTTCCCTGATTCCATTGCTGACCTGATTACACCAAGCGCTGTTCCATAAGAAACTGTGGCCAAAGCTCCAGCGTTACAATGGGTCATCACTACCTCCCCATCATTAATTAAATCAGAGCCAAATTTTCCAAGCATCTTGTTGATAGTAACATCATCATGAGACATTTTAATTGCTTGAAAGACTGTATGTTTCCTTATATCGTCCACTCCATCGTATTTCTTTGCCTCCTCAATTACTCTATCTAATCCCCATTTGAGGTTGATGGCTGTTGGTCTGGTCTTGAGTAAAATATCATATGCAAGTCCTAACTCCTCCATCATCTTAGTCTTGTTATTGCTAGTGCTATTTTTAGCACACAAGGCAAGCCCCATCGCTGCAGCAACACCAATTGCAGGTGCTCCACGAATTGCCAATTTTTTTATTGCATCAGCTACCTCCAAATGGTTTTTGCAGGTAATATATTCGAGTGATTCAGGCAATTTAGTTTGATCAATCAATTTCACACCATCATTTTCCCAAGCGATTGTAGTAAGATACCCACCATTGTTAGGCTTAGCCATTATTGATAAATTATTTTACCAATTCACTATTTATTTCTACCAACATACCCAATACAACAAATATTTTTATTAGCAGTTATTCTCTTAATCGCATGGTCTTAAAAGTATCAGAGATATTGCTCCTTCCAAAGCGGAAATTGATAGTTTCATCGCTGGAAATTAATTTAAATAAAGTGGATAACGCTAGGAGAGAAAATACAATATTTGTTTTGATGGTGAAAGAATCGAGTGGATCAGCAGGAGGTAGAGGAGGAGGATCGGGTATGCGAAAAATTGACAGAATCTTTGCGTTCAAAATAACTGGAAATAGCGATGAACAAATTTATGAAACTGAAGATCCACAAGTAATCGAAGAATTTGATATTCCCTATAGTGCCGTAGCAATGGATATTGTTTTGGAATCTGGCATCTCCTCGGTAGTTCAGGGTGTAATAGATCCTGACATGGTCAATGGATACTTAGAATTAATAAAAAAGGCAACTTAATTAATAAGAATCTAAATAGTTATCGAACATGTTTAAAGTAAAAATGATCCTGTTTACAATCTAAAGAGCAAAATTCCGACTTGCAACTAAAATCATTTTTTTCATAATTACACTTTATAGGCTCAATATTATTAAACTCTTTATTGCAAAAAGTGCAGATGCTTTCCAACAAAGGTATTCCTAATTCTGTGAATTT includes:
- the mtnA gene encoding S-methyl-5-thioribose-1-phosphate isomerase; this encodes MAKPNNGGYLTTIAWENDGVKLIDQTKLPESLEYITCKNHLEVADAIKKLAIRGAPAIGVAAAMGLALCAKNSTSNNKTKMMEELGLAYDILLKTRPTAINLKWGLDRVIEEAKKYDGVDDIRKHTVFQAIKMSHDDVTINKMLGKFGSDLINDGEVVMTHCNAGALATVSYGTALGVIRSAMESGKKVSVIATETRPVMQGSRLTAFELVHDGIDVSLIPDTAVGYLMSNRMIDKVVVGADRILKSGHVFNKIGTYQVALLAKAHDIPFYVAAPLSTFDMNNGEEDIVIEERSVDEVVKIGDKRIAPVGVRIFNPAFDVTSPELIAGIITEKGVIYPPYESNLRPLFQSD